The Lysobacter panacisoli genome includes a window with the following:
- a CDS encoding ATP-binding protein, producing the protein MSQPAEHAAAGERAGHDSVVSEREARLRYILDAGRVGAWQLDVAGPDLQCSATCKAHFGRGADDGFGFEDWKASILPADWPMVKETSQRAIDGATEFALEYRVRWPDRTWHWIETRGRIDNDGNGPTRLSGVTLDITGRKHAEQLAHEQSRLLEMIATGTARDTCLQALAEAATRLEPGARACVIQAEPGGTRIADVHTAGLPRSFADTLRGLPLEHITPCMDLAADAALSPVLRELCIRNNIHSLHCAPVKGHDGRATGFFVLALTDAREADAWLQRICDFGGNVARIAIERERTESVMRDSEAQLADDLANTSLLQEISAEIVAEPDDHQLYLKILDAASILMHSQFASMQALIGRDGRHELHLLAHRGFSAQAAEHWTRVRLDSDTTCGVALREQHRIVMSDVMADVDDPLEREMFAHCGIRSVQSTPLRTRGGRLIGMLSTHWSAAYTPSQRELDLMDVLARLASDLLERRLAEAALQESQAFADRQHRLYEAILTHTPDLAYVFDLQHRFIYANDMLLRMWGRSWDEAIGKTCLELGYEPWHAQMHDREIEQVIATKRPIRGEVPFNGTFGRRMYDYIFVPVINADGEVEAIAGTTRDVTERRANEEILRNHSAQVEALLDAAPLGIYLVDADFRLRQVNPIARPAIGDWVGRDFGEALRALYGIAAGNDLARTIRHTLDTGEPYVALEQPEPPKESGGSDYYDWRIHRIVLPDGNHGVVCYYHNVTAQVLARRAIELSRDTLREEDARKDEFLTTLGHELRNPLGPLSNCLQILRLRDTDDEEGRRLRGMMERQLAQLIRLVDDLLEVSRITSGKIELRRVPIDLRSVIATAVETAHPLIERAGHFLHLSVGPEPLMLNADPVRLAQVFSNLLNNAAKYTPAGGRIDVEATQEDGQVRICVRDNGIGLPPDMRERVFERFTQSEHSRRHSQGGLGIGLTIVRSLVAMHGGTVAALSEGIGRGSEFVVYLPLMAAPSLPEGTARPAPAVHPGRSVLVVDDNSENADSLAEFLRCLNHDVRICYDGASAVAAVRERVPDVVLIDLGMPGMDGFEACRTLRALPEGTRIRIIAVTGWGQASDIQRTAQAGFDAHMVKPVDPDALLVQLDACPPAVRP; encoded by the coding sequence ATGAGCCAGCCTGCTGAACACGCTGCTGCCGGTGAACGCGCCGGCCACGACAGCGTCGTCTCCGAACGCGAGGCGCGCCTGCGCTACATCCTCGATGCAGGCCGCGTCGGCGCGTGGCAGCTCGACGTGGCCGGGCCGGACCTGCAGTGTTCGGCGACCTGCAAGGCGCATTTCGGGCGCGGCGCGGACGACGGATTCGGCTTCGAGGACTGGAAGGCGTCGATCCTCCCGGCCGACTGGCCGATGGTGAAGGAAACCTCGCAGCGTGCCATCGACGGTGCGACGGAGTTCGCCCTCGAATATCGCGTGCGTTGGCCCGACCGCACCTGGCACTGGATCGAGACGCGCGGCCGTATCGACAACGACGGCAACGGCCCGACGCGGCTGTCCGGGGTGACCCTGGACATCACCGGGCGCAAGCATGCCGAGCAACTCGCGCACGAGCAGTCGCGCCTGCTGGAGATGATCGCCACGGGCACGGCGCGTGACACGTGCCTGCAGGCGCTGGCCGAAGCGGCCACGCGTCTGGAACCGGGCGCGCGCGCCTGTGTGATCCAGGCCGAGCCGGGCGGAACGCGCATCGCCGACGTGCACACGGCCGGCCTGCCGCGCTCGTTCGCGGACACGCTGCGCGGCCTGCCGCTGGAGCACATCACTCCGTGCATGGACCTTGCCGCGGACGCGGCGTTGTCGCCCGTGCTGCGCGAGCTGTGCATCCGCAACAACATCCATTCGTTGCACTGCGCGCCGGTGAAGGGACACGACGGCCGCGCGACTGGCTTCTTCGTCCTGGCCCTGACCGATGCGCGTGAGGCCGACGCTTGGTTGCAGCGCATTTGCGACTTCGGCGGCAACGTCGCCCGCATCGCGATCGAGCGCGAACGCACCGAATCGGTGATGCGCGACAGCGAGGCCCAGCTTGCCGACGACCTGGCCAATACCAGCCTGCTGCAGGAAATCAGTGCGGAGATCGTCGCCGAGCCCGACGATCACCAGCTGTACCTGAAGATCCTCGACGCCGCCAGCATCCTCATGCATTCGCAGTTCGCGAGCATGCAGGCGCTGATCGGGCGCGACGGGCGCCACGAACTGCACCTGCTCGCCCATCGCGGCTTCAGCGCGCAGGCGGCCGAGCACTGGACTCGCGTACGCCTGGACAGCGACACCACCTGTGGCGTCGCACTACGCGAACAGCACCGCATCGTCATGTCGGACGTGATGGCCGACGTCGACGATCCGCTCGAACGCGAGATGTTCGCGCATTGCGGGATCCGTTCCGTGCAAAGCACGCCGTTGCGTACCCGCGGTGGACGTCTCATCGGCATGCTGTCCACGCACTGGTCCGCGGCTTACACACCGAGCCAGCGCGAACTGGACCTGATGGACGTGCTCGCGCGACTCGCGTCCGACCTTCTGGAACGTCGCCTTGCCGAAGCGGCGCTGCAGGAATCGCAGGCATTCGCCGACCGCCAGCACCGCCTGTACGAGGCCATCCTCACCCACACGCCCGACCTGGCCTACGTCTTCGACCTGCAACATCGTTTCATCTATGCCAACGACATGCTCCTGCGCATGTGGGGCCGGAGCTGGGACGAGGCCATCGGCAAAACCTGCCTGGAACTGGGCTACGAGCCCTGGCACGCGCAGATGCACGACCGCGAGATCGAGCAGGTGATCGCGACGAAGCGCCCCATACGCGGCGAAGTGCCGTTCAACGGGACGTTCGGCCGGCGCATGTACGACTACATCTTCGTTCCGGTGATCAATGCCGACGGCGAGGTCGAGGCCATCGCCGGCACCACGCGGGACGTGACCGAGCGCCGCGCGAACGAGGAAATCCTGCGCAACCACAGCGCGCAGGTCGAAGCGCTGCTCGACGCCGCGCCGCTGGGCATCTATCTCGTGGACGCGGATTTCCGCCTGCGCCAGGTCAATCCGATCGCGCGTCCCGCCATCGGCGACTGGGTGGGACGCGATTTCGGCGAAGCGCTGCGCGCGTTGTACGGCATCGCTGCCGGCAACGATCTGGCACGGACCATCCGCCACACACTGGATACCGGCGAGCCGTACGTCGCCCTCGAACAGCCCGAGCCTCCCAAGGAATCCGGCGGCAGCGACTACTACGACTGGCGCATCCACCGCATCGTGCTTCCGGACGGAAACCACGGCGTCGTCTGCTACTACCACAACGTCACCGCGCAGGTACTGGCACGTCGCGCCATCGAACTGAGCCGCGATACGCTGCGAGAGGAAGACGCGCGCAAGGATGAGTTCCTCACCACACTCGGCCACGAACTGCGCAATCCACTCGGCCCGCTCAGCAACTGCCTGCAGATACTTCGCCTGCGAGATACCGACGACGAGGAAGGCCGGCGCCTGCGCGGCATGATGGAGCGCCAGCTCGCGCAGCTGATCCGGCTCGTCGACGACCTGCTGGAGGTGTCGCGCATCACCAGCGGCAAGATCGAGCTGCGTCGCGTCCCGATCGACCTGCGCTCGGTGATCGCCACCGCGGTGGAGACCGCGCATCCGCTGATCGAACGCGCCGGCCATTTCCTGCACCTGTCGGTCGGACCGGAACCGCTGATGCTCAACGCCGATCCGGTGCGGTTGGCGCAGGTGTTTTCCAATCTGCTCAACAACGCTGCCAAGTACACGCCGGCCGGCGGACGCATCGACGTGGAAGCGACGCAGGAAGACGGTCAGGTGCGGATCTGCGTGCGCGACAACGGCATCGGCCTGCCCCCGGACATGCGCGAACGCGTATTCGAACGTTTCACCCAGAGCGAACACAGCCGACGGCATTCGCAGGGCGGCCTCGGCATCGGCCTCACCATCGTGCGCAGCCTGGTCGCCATGCACGGCGGCACGGTGGCCGCGCTCAGCGAAGGCATCGGTCGCGGCAGCGAGTTCGTGGTCTACCTGCCGCTGATGGCCGCGCCTTCGCTGCCCGAAGGCACGGCCAGGCCGGCACCGGCGGTGCATCCGGGACGCTCGGTCCTGGTGGTCGACGACAACAGCGAGAACGCGGACTCGCTGGCGGAATTCCTGCGCTGCCTCAACCACGACGTGCGCATCTGCTACGACGGCGCGAGCGCGGTGGCGGCGGTGCGCGAACGCGTCCCGGACGTGGTGCTGATCGACCTGGGCATGCCCGGCATGGACGGCTTCGAGGCCTGCCGGACCCTGCGCGCCCTGCCCGAGGGCACGCGCATCCGCATCATCGCGGTCACCGGCTGGGGCCAGGCATCGGATATCCAGCGCACCGCGCAGGCGGGCTTCGACGCGCACATGGTCAAGCCGGTCGATCCGGACGCGCTGCTCGTGCAACTGGATGCGTGCCCGCCGGCCGTGCGCCCCTGA
- a CDS encoding HAD hydrolase-like protein has product MKYPLAIFDFDGTLADSFPFFVEAQVALARRHGFAAIEEGRIDEMRRLGPREIMRRVDFPSWKMPIVVADFIRMMREAPPVPLFEGVAGTLRQLRDCGVRVMILTSNSEDNVRRTLGEELSALIESIDGGAHMLGKHRRIARMLGRAHTQAAHAIYIGDQLSDAEGARRAGVAFGAVGWGYAHPDVLRAAAPDEFFDHVPELLRVARAI; this is encoded by the coding sequence ATGAAGTATCCGCTCGCGATCTTCGACTTCGACGGCACGCTGGCCGACTCGTTCCCGTTCTTCGTGGAAGCGCAGGTGGCGCTCGCGCGCCGGCACGGGTTCGCGGCGATCGAAGAGGGACGGATCGACGAGATGCGCCGGCTCGGTCCGCGCGAGATCATGCGCCGGGTCGATTTCCCGTCGTGGAAGATGCCGATCGTGGTCGCGGACTTCATCCGCATGATGCGCGAGGCACCGCCCGTGCCGTTGTTCGAAGGCGTCGCCGGCACCTTGCGGCAACTGCGCGATTGCGGCGTGCGGGTGATGATCCTGACCTCGAATTCCGAAGACAACGTGCGCAGGACGCTGGGCGAAGAACTGTCCGCCCTCATCGAATCCATCGACGGCGGCGCACACATGCTCGGCAAGCACCGGCGCATCGCGCGGATGCTCGGGCGGGCGCACACGCAGGCCGCGCATGCGATCTACATCGGCGACCAGCTCAGCGATGCCGAGGGCGCGCGTCGTGCCGGTGTCGCATTCGGTGCCGTGGGGTGGGGCTATGCGCACCCGGACGTCCTGCGCGCGGCCGCGCCGGACGAGTTCTTCGACCATGTTCCCGAACTGCTGCGGGTCGCCCGCGCGATCTGA
- a CDS encoding response regulator transcription factor, whose amino-acid sequence MACRIVLADDHPIVSSGVRMLLEQSSDLRVVAEVTSPDELIRVLGSTECDLVVTDFNMPGEQAADGLSLLQLLGRRWPERPIVVLTQLGNSATLNSIARLPNVRGLVSKADTVKELPMAVQAATVGRQYISVSVKRQFDLARTEAPGATTTLSRREAEVMRLFASGNTVSEIARQLNRSVKTVSSQKVEAMRKLGVKSDLEFYSYAREHGLGF is encoded by the coding sequence TCCTCGCCGACGACCATCCGATAGTCTCCAGCGGCGTACGCATGTTGCTGGAACAGTCGTCCGACTTGCGCGTCGTCGCCGAAGTGACGTCGCCGGACGAGCTGATCCGGGTCCTCGGTTCCACCGAATGCGACCTGGTCGTCACCGACTTCAACATGCCGGGCGAACAGGCCGCCGATGGCCTGAGCCTGCTGCAGCTGCTCGGCCGGCGCTGGCCGGAACGCCCCATCGTCGTGCTCACCCAGCTGGGTAATTCCGCCACGCTCAACAGCATCGCCCGCCTGCCCAACGTGCGCGGCCTGGTGAGCAAGGCCGACACGGTGAAGGAATTGCCGATGGCCGTGCAGGCCGCCACCGTGGGGCGCCAGTACATCAGCGTGTCGGTGAAGCGGCAGTTCGACCTCGCGCGTACCGAAGCGCCTGGTGCGACCACCACGCTGTCGCGTCGCGAAGCCGAAGTGATGCGTCTGTTCGCCTCGGGCAATACCGTGTCGGAGATCGCGCGACAGCTCAACCGCAGCGTGAAGACGGTGAGCAGCCAGAAGGTCGAGGCCATGCGCAAGCTCGGCGTGAAGAGCGATCTGGAGTTCTATTCCTACGCGCGCGAGCACGGCCTGGGCTTCTGA